A region of Kribbella sp. NBC_01245 DNA encodes the following proteins:
- a CDS encoding transglutaminase-like domain-containing protein produces MPTLDDYARQSVYSDPGPYVGLIDALPSDLPGIGEVVRNTLIHYRGGGIEFTGDRLAEIDNRWIDTLLTVDQNRNGCELAVPRESFDRVVGCCRDYTLLTVSALRHKGIPARSRIGFATYFAPDFNHDHVVTEYWNGSRWVWADTQLDPAGDWSFDPLDLPPGVMLSAAQVWTDYRKGLIDPDLYGATDDLKGPWFIRDYVYLELAHRMRDELLLWDIWGEMSADLPEDLTPTDTLATLLLAADTADTADADATLTALYVPPLRPTATIQTLSPTGHHRPTPLRTPSSLR; encoded by the coding sequence ATGCCTACGCTGGATGACTACGCCCGCCAGTCCGTCTACAGCGACCCTGGCCCGTACGTCGGCCTGATCGACGCCTTGCCGTCGGACCTGCCGGGGATCGGCGAAGTCGTACGCAACACGCTGATCCACTATCGCGGCGGCGGTATCGAGTTCACCGGCGACCGCCTCGCGGAGATCGACAACCGCTGGATCGACACCCTGCTCACCGTCGACCAGAACCGCAATGGTTGTGAGCTGGCGGTGCCGCGCGAGTCTTTCGACCGAGTGGTCGGCTGCTGCCGCGACTACACCCTGCTGACGGTCTCCGCCCTTCGCCACAAGGGCATCCCGGCCCGGAGCCGAATCGGCTTCGCCACGTACTTCGCGCCGGACTTCAACCACGACCACGTAGTCACCGAATACTGGAACGGCTCCCGCTGGGTCTGGGCCGACACCCAACTGGACCCTGCCGGCGACTGGTCGTTCGACCCGTTGGACCTGCCGCCTGGCGTAATGCTCAGTGCTGCCCAGGTGTGGACCGACTACCGCAAGGGCCTGATCGACCCCGACCTGTACGGCGCGACCGACGACCTCAAGGGCCCCTGGTTCATCCGCGACTACGTCTACCTGGAACTAGCCCACCGCATGCGCGACGAACTCCTCCTCTGGGACATCTGGGGCGAAATGTCCGCCGACCTCCCCGAAGACCTAACCCCCACCGACACCCTCGCCACCCTTCTCCTAGCCGCCGACACCGCCGACACCGCCGACGCCGACGCCACTCTTACGGCCCTTTACGTCCCACCCCTCCGGCCCACCGCCACCATCCAGACACTCTCCCCCACCGGCCACCACCGCCCCACACCTCTCCGAACGCCTTCCTCCCTCCGCTGA
- a CDS encoding MerR family transcriptional regulator: MDALTIGEFGRRAGLSQKALRLYDESGLLPPASVDPSNGYRLYSPSQLERARRISVLRQLGMPLATVTDVLRGTDEEAAHQLDRWWHEQQAEVAARKSALEWIRARFTRTGGDFPARPVSTRDVPDTKIASIRTSTDQPGLVGEIVGNTTYICEHLAAAGVAMTGESWVIYHGYVTPDSAGEIEICVPFEGTADPRGPIALRVEPAHTEAFCTISRDECFFPRIMFAYDLLEVWIADSALPRAGSVREIYLPAFMAGPTDQPSVHIAQPVSR; encoded by the coding sequence ATGGATGCACTGACGATCGGGGAGTTCGGGCGCCGGGCGGGGTTGTCGCAAAAGGCCCTTCGGCTGTACGACGAATCCGGCCTGCTGCCGCCGGCGTCAGTCGATCCGTCGAACGGGTATCGCCTGTACTCGCCGTCGCAGCTCGAACGCGCCCGGCGGATCAGCGTGCTGCGGCAGCTGGGGATGCCGCTCGCCACCGTCACCGACGTACTGCGTGGGACCGACGAAGAGGCTGCGCACCAGTTGGACCGTTGGTGGCACGAGCAGCAGGCCGAAGTCGCTGCGCGGAAGAGTGCGCTCGAGTGGATCCGGGCCCGGTTCACCCGGACCGGTGGGGATTTTCCGGCGCGGCCGGTGAGTACTCGGGACGTGCCGGATACCAAGATCGCGTCGATCCGTACGTCGACCGATCAGCCTGGGTTGGTTGGCGAGATCGTCGGCAATACGACGTACATCTGTGAGCACCTTGCCGCCGCCGGTGTTGCGATGACTGGCGAGAGCTGGGTGATTTACCACGGGTACGTGACGCCGGACAGCGCGGGCGAGATCGAGATCTGCGTGCCATTTGAGGGTACGGCGGACCCGCGTGGGCCGATCGCGCTGCGGGTCGAACCGGCGCATACCGAAGCCTTTTGCACGATCAGCCGGGACGAGTGTTTCTTCCCGCGCATCATGTTCGCCTACGACCTGCTCGAGGTGTGGATCGCCGACTCCGCACTCCCCCGCGCCGGCTCCGTACGCGAGATCTACCTGCCCGCTTTCATGGCCGGTCCCACCGACCAGCCGAGCGTGCACATCGCCCAACCTGTTTCCCGCTAG
- the glgX gene encoding glycogen debranching protein GlgX yields MPVTEATAAPTALGSTTPGAVVHPGGTTFTLWAPDAERVELTLLDDGGNHRNLDLQHIGEYWSADVPDVGHGQRYGYRVHGPFEPTHGLRYNPAKLLLDPYARAIDGSLDFASPLIYDSSDGDSAGHVPVGVVVESSDPPPPISRPVRWGETVIYELHARGFTMTHPDVPPALRGTYAGLAHPSVIGYLKDLGVTSIELLPIHHSVTEPGIAARGLPNYWGYNTLGFFAPHAPYAAARSDGGQVAEFKAMVAAYHEAGLEVILDVVFNHTAEGGFDGPTLSLRGIDNRVYYRLGNSGAMYDVTGTGNSVDTSHPQVRRLILDSLRYWVTEMGVDGFRLDLAVTLIRNERHEVDLEHPFLTEIAADPVLRKVKLISEPWDVGHFGYQLGNFGTPWSEWNGKYRDAVRDIWRGHSHTVQDLAYRLSGSSDLYGDDGRHPYASINFITAHDGFTLRDLVSYDRKHNEANREGNRDGTDDNRSWNCGVEGETNDPAVNALRRRQAANLMSTLLLSTGVPMITAGDECGRTQGGNNNPYCQDNEISWFDWTLPTSREWRGQFELTRNVLALRGKHPALRQWHYFKGRPVVEGGRKDLSWIAPHGGEMTEADWHDPSLRTLGMFLAGDALRGTDGEGNRLTDHSFLLALNATPETRRVVVPDASWAPAYEVVLDTSRSGITEVEAGATVNLEPRCLVLLAAL; encoded by the coding sequence GTGCCGGTGACCGAAGCCACCGCCGCCCCGACCGCCCTCGGTTCGACGACTCCTGGTGCCGTCGTGCACCCGGGAGGTACCACCTTCACGCTGTGGGCACCCGACGCCGAGCGCGTCGAACTGACCCTGCTCGACGACGGCGGCAACCACCGCAATCTCGACCTGCAGCACATCGGGGAGTACTGGTCGGCCGACGTGCCCGATGTCGGCCACGGCCAGCGCTACGGCTATCGCGTGCACGGCCCGTTCGAGCCGACCCACGGCCTGCGCTACAACCCGGCCAAACTGCTGCTCGATCCGTATGCCCGGGCCATCGACGGCTCCCTCGATTTCGCCAGCCCGCTGATCTACGACTCCTCCGACGGCGACTCGGCCGGCCACGTGCCGGTCGGCGTGGTGGTCGAGTCGAGCGATCCGCCGCCGCCGATCAGCCGCCCGGTGCGCTGGGGCGAGACCGTCATCTACGAGTTGCACGCGCGCGGCTTCACGATGACCCATCCTGACGTGCCTCCGGCGCTGCGCGGGACATATGCCGGGCTCGCGCATCCGTCGGTGATCGGCTATCTCAAGGACCTCGGCGTCACCTCGATCGAGTTGCTGCCGATCCACCACTCGGTCACCGAGCCGGGGATCGCCGCCCGCGGCCTGCCGAACTACTGGGGCTACAACACCCTCGGCTTCTTCGCGCCCCATGCGCCGTACGCCGCGGCCAGGTCGGACGGCGGCCAGGTGGCGGAGTTCAAGGCGATGGTCGCGGCGTACCACGAGGCCGGGCTCGAGGTCATTCTCGACGTAGTGTTCAACCACACGGCCGAGGGCGGTTTCGACGGCCCGACGCTGAGCCTGCGCGGTATCGACAACCGGGTGTACTACCGCCTCGGCAACAGCGGCGCGATGTACGACGTGACCGGCACGGGCAACTCCGTCGACACCTCGCACCCACAGGTCCGCCGCCTCATCCTCGACTCGCTGCGTTATTGGGTGACCGAGATGGGCGTGGACGGGTTCCGCCTCGACCTGGCGGTGACGCTGATCCGCAACGAGCGGCACGAGGTGGACCTCGAACACCCTTTTCTCACCGAGATCGCGGCCGATCCGGTGCTGCGCAAGGTCAAACTCATCTCCGAGCCGTGGGACGTAGGCCATTTCGGCTACCAACTCGGCAACTTCGGCACCCCGTGGTCGGAGTGGAACGGCAAGTACCGCGACGCCGTTCGCGACATCTGGCGCGGCCACTCGCACACCGTGCAGGACCTCGCCTACCGCCTCTCCGGCTCCAGCGACCTGTACGGCGACGACGGCCGCCATCCGTATGCGTCGATCAACTTCATCACCGCGCACGACGGCTTCACCCTGCGGGATCTCGTCAGCTATGACCGCAAGCACAACGAGGCCAACCGCGAAGGCAACCGCGACGGCACCGACGACAACCGCTCCTGGAACTGCGGTGTCGAGGGCGAGACCAATGACCCTGCGGTGAACGCGTTGCGTCGTCGGCAGGCGGCCAACCTGATGTCCACGCTATTGCTGTCCACCGGCGTCCCGATGATCACCGCCGGCGACGAGTGCGGGCGGACCCAAGGCGGCAACAACAACCCGTACTGCCAGGACAACGAGATCTCCTGGTTCGACTGGACCCTGCCGACGTCTCGCGAGTGGCGTGGACAGTTCGAGCTGACCCGGAATGTGCTGGCGCTTCGAGGGAAGCACCCGGCGTTGCGGCAATGGCACTACTTCAAGGGCCGCCCGGTGGTCGAGGGCGGTCGCAAGGACTTGTCGTGGATCGCGCCGCATGGTGGCGAGATGACCGAGGCCGACTGGCACGACCCGTCGCTTCGCACGCTCGGCATGTTCCTGGCCGGCGACGCGCTGCGCGGCACGGACGGCGAGGGCAACCGCTTGACCGACCACTCGTTCCTGCTCGCTCTCAACGCCACGCCCGAAACCCGCCGAGTCGTCGTACCGGATGCTTCTTGGGCCCCGGCGTACGAGGTCGTCCTCGACACCAGCCGCTCCGGCATCACCGAAGTCGAAGCCGGCGCAACCGTCAACCTGGAACCCCGCTGCCTAGTCCTACTCGCCGCCCTCTAA